A genome region from Arachis duranensis cultivar V14167 chromosome 6, aradu.V14167.gnm2.J7QH, whole genome shotgun sequence includes the following:
- the LOC107491759 gene encoding TOM1-like protein 2, which yields MDKLNLSQLGEKLMTSGAQMGRIMSVKMKEVKEMLQAPTPESKMVEDATSETLSDPNWGTNLRICAMINSDQLNGSEVVRAIKRRLSHKNPLVHSLTLDLLEASAMNCDKVFSEIASEKLLDEMISKLLDNPHADPNVRRRAFHLIRAWGQSQDLAYLPVFRQTYMSLQERAESVDVGGGSSPGVPHNLGSYLQQQGLDPPSSYPVPEAGLVSMDDLAFSSGLQHMSAEEKKELLVVARNSLELLSSIINSEAEPKTLKEDLTLSLLDKCKHSLSIMKEIAESTTDDEETLFEALYLNDELQQIVSKYEELEAAQRSVAQETPNADTAKHDAEAVQNPIELPKRFEEDESEEFEAAQELERKLPKKSNGVEANATNGDGHHVETTILDEADEKGNAESSLKSNRE from the exons ATGGACAAGTTGAATCTTTCTCAACTGGGCGAGAAGCTCATGACGAGTGGGGCCCAAATGGGGCGAATCATGAGCGTCAAGATGAAGGAGGTGAAGGAGATGCTCCAGGCACCCACACCCGAATCCAAGATGGTCGAAGACGCCACCTCCGAAACCCTATCGGACCCTAATTGGGGCACTAACCTCAGGATCTGTGCCATGATCAATTCCGACCAACTCAACGGCTCTGAGGTTGTTAGGGCCATCAAGAGGAGACTCTCTCACAAGAACCCACTCGTTCACTCACTCACCCTTGACCTTCTCGAAGCTTCCGCCATGAACTGCGACAAAGTCTTCTCCGAGATCGCATCCGAGAAGCTTCTCGATGAAATGATCTCCAAGCTCCTTGATAACCCTCACGCTGATCCCAATGTTCGTCGGAGGGCGTTTCACCTCATTAGGGCTTGGGGCCAGTCTCAGGATCTCGCTTATCTCCCTGTCTTTCGTCAAACTTACATG AGTTTGCAAGAAAGGGCTGAATCAGTTGATGTAGGAGGAGGAAGTTCGCCCGGTGTTCCTCACAATTTAGGGTCTTATCTTCAACAACAGGGATTAGACCCTCCTTCAAGCTACCCTGTTCCCGAAGCTGGACTAGTTTCTATGGATGACTTGGCTTTTTCTTCCGGTCTCCAACACATGTCAgctgaagagaagaaagagcttCTTGTAGTTGCACGAAACAGTCTTGAATTGCTATCTAGCATAATAAATTCTGAGGCAGAGCCCAAAACCTTGAAG GAAGATTTAACTCTCAGTTTGCTGGACAAGTGCAAGCACTCACTTTCTATCATGAAGGAAATTGCGGAAAGCACCACAGATGATGAAGAGACACTTTTTGAGGCTTTGTATCTTAATGATGAGCTGCAGCAGATAGTTTCCAAGTACGAGGAGTTGGAGGCTGCTCAACGGTCTGTGGCACAAGAGACTCCAAATGCTGACACTGCAAAGCATGATGCGGAAGCTGTTCAAAATCCTATTGAACTTCCTAAAAGATTTGAAGAGGATGAGTCCGAAGAGTTCGAAGCTGCTCAGGAACTTGAAAGAAAGCTTCCCAAAAAGTCCAACGGTGTTGAAGCCAATGCAACCAATGGGGATGGTCATCATGTTGAAACCACAATACTAGATGAGGCAGATGAGAAGGGCAACGCCGAATCTAGCCTCAAGAGCAATAGAGAGTGA
- the LOC107491753 gene encoding arachin Ahy-3: MAKLLALSVCFCFLVLGASSISFRQQPEENACEFQRLNAQRPDNRLESEGGYIETWNPNNQEFECAGVALSRLVLRRNALRRPFYSNAPQEIFIQQGRGYFGLIFPGCPSTYEEPAQQGRRHQSQRAPRRFEGEDQSQQQQDSHQKVHRFDEGDLIAVPTGVALWMYNDHDTDVVAISLTDTNNNDNQLDQFPRRFNLAGNQEQEFLRYQQQSRQSRRRSLPYSPYSPQTQPRQEEREFSPRGQHSRRERAGQEEENEGGNIFSGFTPEFLAQAFQVDDRQIVQNLRGENESEEEGAIVTVRGGLRILSPDRKRRADEEEEYDEDEYEYDEEDRRRGRGSRGRGNGIEETICTASVKKNIGRNRSPDIYNPQAGSLKTANDLNLLILRWLGLSAEYGNLYRNALFVPHYNTNAHSIIYALRGRAHVQVVDSNGNRVYDEELQEGHVLVVPQNFAVAGKSQSDNFEYVAFKTDSRPSIANLAGENSIIDNLPEEVVANSYGLPREQARQLKNNNPFKFFVPPSQQSLRAVA, translated from the exons ATGGCGAAGCTTCTGGCGCTTTCTGTTTGCTTTTGCTTTCTAGTTCTGGGAGCTAGCAGCATCTCCTTCAGGCAGCAGCCGGAGGAGAATGCGTGCGAGTTCCAGCGCCTCAATGCGCAGAGGCCTGACAACCGCCTTGAATCGGAGGGCGGTTACATTGAGACTTGGAACCCAAACAACCAGGAGTTCGAATGCGCCGGCGTCGCCCTCTCGCGCTTAGTCCTCCGCCGCAACGCCCTTCGGAGGCCTTTCTACTCCAATGCTCCCCAGGAGATCTTCATCCAGCAAG GAAGGGGATACTTTGGGTTGATATTCCCTGGTTGTCCTAGCACATATGAAGAGCCTGCACAACAAGGACGCCGTCATCAATCCCAAAGAGCACCAAGACGTTTTGAAGGAGAAGACCAAAGCCAACAGCAACAAGATAGTCACCAGAAGGTGCACCGTTTCGATGAGGGTGATCTCATTGCAGTTCCCACCGGTGTTGCTCTCTGGATGTACAACGACCATGACACTGATGTTGTTGCTATTTCTCTTACTGACACCAACAACAACGACAACCAGCTTGATCAGTTCCCCAGG AGATTCAATTTGGCTGGGAACCAAGAGCAAGAGTTCTTAAGATACCAGCAACAAAGCAGACAAAGCAGACGAAGAAGCTTACCATATAGCCCATACAGCCCGCAAACTCAGCCTAGACAAGAAGAGCGTGAATTTAGCCCTCGAGGACAGCACAGCCGCAGAGAACGAGCaggacaagaagaagaaaacgaaggtGGAAACATCTTCAGCGGCTTCACGCCGGAGTTCCTGGCACAAGCCTTCCAGGTTGACGACAGACAGATAGTGCAAAATCTAAGAGGCGAGAACGAGAGTGAGGAAGAGGGAGCCATTGTGACAGTGAGGGGAGGCCTCAGAATCTTGAGCCCAGATAGAAAGAGACGTGCCGACGAAGAAGAGGAATACGATGAAGATGAATATGAATACGATGAAGAGGATAGAAGGCGTGGCAGGGGAAGCAGAGGCAGGGGGAATGGTATTGAAGAGACGATCTGCACCGCAAGTGTTAAAAAGAACATTGGTAGAAACAGATCCCCAGACATCTACAACCCTCAAGCTGGTTCACTCAAAACTGCCAACGATCTCAACCTTCTAATCCTTAGGTGGCTTGGACTTAGTGCTGAATATGGAAATCTCTACAGG AATGCATTGTTTGTACCTCACTACAACACCAACGCACACAGCATCATATATGCATTGAGGGGACGGGCTCATGTGCAAGTGGTGGACAGCAACGGCAACAGAGTGTACGACGAGGAGCTTCAAGAAGGTCACGTGCTTGTGGTGCCACAGAACTTCGCCGTCGCTGGAAAGTCCCAGAGCGACAACTTTGAATACGTGGCATTCAAGACAGACTCAAGGCCCAGCATAGCCAACCTCGCCGGTGAAAACTCCATCATAGATAACTTGCCGGAGGAGGTGGTTGCAAATTCATATGGCCTCCCAAGGGAGCAGGCAAGGCAGCTTAAGAACAACAACCCCTTCAAGTTCTTCGTTCCACCGTCTCAACAGTCTCTCAGGGCTGTGGCTTGA
- the LOC107491757 gene encoding arachin Ahy-3, which yields MAKLLALSVCFCFLVLGASSVTFRQQGEENECQFQRLNAQRPDNRIESEGGYIETWNPNNQEFQCAGVALSRFVLRRNALRRPFYSNAPQEIFIYQGSGYFGLIFPGCPGTFEEPIQGSEQFQSQRPLDTHQKVHSFREGDLIAVPHGVAFWIYNDQDTDVVAISVLHTNSLHNQLDQFPRRFNLAGKQEQEFLRYQQEQENEGGNVFSGFSTEFLLHGFQVNEDIVKNLRGENESEEQGAIVTVKRGLSILVPAERRQSYQQPGNFNNGIEETICTASVKMNIGKSTSADIYNPQAGSVRTVNELDLPILNRLGLSAEYGSIHRDAMFVPHYNMNANSIIYALHGGAHVQVVDCNGNRVFDEELQEGQSLVVPQNFAVAAKSQSEHFLYVAFKTNSRASISNLAGKNSYMWNLPEDVVANSYGLQYEQARQLKNNNPFTFLVPPQDSQMIRNVA from the exons ATGGCTAAGCTTCTTGCGCTTTCTGTTTGCTTTTGCTTTCTAGTTCTGGGAGCTAGCAGCGTCACCTTCAGGCAGCAGGGGGAGGAGAATGAGTGCCAGTTCCAGCGCCTCAATGCCCAGAGACCCGACAACCGCATTGAGTCTGAAGGCGGTTACATTGAGACTTGGAACCCCAACAACCAGGAGTTCCAGTGCGCCGGCGTCGCCCTCTCTCGTTTCGTCCTCCGCCGCAACGCCCTTCGAAGGCCTTTCTACTCCAATGCTCCCCAGGAGATCTTCATCTACCAAG GGAGTGGTTATTTTGGGTTGATATTCCCTGGTTGTCCTGGCACATTTGAAGAGCCAATTCAGGGATCTGAACAATTCCAAAGCCAAAGGCCACTGGACACTCACCAAAAGGTTCACAGCTTCAGAGAGGGTGATCTCATCGCTGTTCCCCACGGCGTTGCTTTCTGGATCTACAACGACCAAGACACTGATGTTGTTGCCATTTCTGTTTTACACACCAACAGCCTCCACAACCAACTTGACCAGTTCCCCAGG AGGTTCAATTTAGCTGGAAAGCAAGAGCAAGAATTCCTAAGATACCAGCAAGAACAAGAAAACGAAGGCGGCAACGTCTTTAGCGGCTTCTCAACAGAATTCCTCTTACATGGCTTCCAAGTGAACGAGGACATAGTGAAGAACCTAAGAGGAGAAAACGAAAGCGAGGAGCAAGGAGCCATTGTGACAGTAAAGAGAGGCCTTAGCATCTTAGTTCCAGCAGAGAGGAGGCAGAGCTACCAACAACCTGGAAACTTCAACAACGGCATTGAAGAAACCATTTGCACTGCAAGTGTTAAGATGAACATTGGCAAATCCACATCTGCTGATATCTACAACCCTCAAGCTGGTAGCGTCAGAACTGTAAACGAACTCGACCTCCCAATCCTCAATCGACTCGGACTCAGTGCCGAGTATGGATCCATACATCGG GATGCAATGTTTGTTCCTCACTACAACATGAACGCAAACAGCATAATATATGCATTGCACGGAGGAGCTCATGTCCAAGTGGTGGACTGCAATGGCAATAGAGTGTTCGACGAGGAGCTTCAAGAGGGTCAATCGCTGGTGGTGCCACAGAACTTCGCCGTGGCTGCAAAGTCACAGAGCGAGCACTTCTTGTACGTCGCATTCAAGACAAATTCAAGGGCCAGCATATCCAACCTTGCCGGCAAAAACTCCTACATGTGGAACTTGCCGGAAGATGTGGTTGCAAATTCATATGGCCTACAATATGAGCAAGCAAGGCAACTCAAGAACAATAACCCCTTCACGTTCTTGGTTCCACCTCAAGACTCTCAGATGATCAGGAATGTGGCTTAG